A section of the Rhizomicrobium sp. genome encodes:
- a CDS encoding MaoC/PaaZ C-terminal domain-containing protein, translated as MPIDYDEMMQSKSVGLEASYGDREVMLYALGVGFQRDPMNEAELPFTYENDLQVVPTFATVIPRGRPRPGGSEGTMLSGINYLMVVHGEQRLTIHKPLPPAAQVTSDERILGVYDKGKDKGAIILVERVVSNKENGDKLATLVSTIFARGDGGFGGPKEGAPEPHALPTRAPDLVQECDTRPDQAFLYALSGDRNPLHRDPKVAKMAGFPRPILHGLCSYGTACRAVITTLAKYDPKRIASFDVRFSAPVFPGETIVTEMWVDGGTVSFRSKLKERDVVVLNNGKCTLAA; from the coding sequence ATGCCGATCGACTATGACGAGATGATGCAATCCAAATCGGTCGGGCTCGAGGCGAGCTATGGCGACCGCGAGGTGATGCTCTATGCGCTCGGCGTCGGCTTCCAGCGCGATCCGATGAACGAGGCGGAGCTGCCCTTCACCTATGAGAACGACCTGCAGGTCGTGCCGACCTTCGCCACCGTCATCCCGCGCGGCCGGCCACGCCCCGGCGGCAGCGAAGGCACGATGCTGTCCGGCATCAATTACCTGATGGTGGTGCATGGCGAGCAGCGCCTGACCATCCACAAGCCCTTGCCGCCGGCCGCCCAGGTGACGAGCGACGAGCGCATCCTCGGCGTCTATGACAAGGGCAAGGACAAGGGCGCCATCATCCTGGTCGAGCGGGTCGTGTCGAACAAGGAAAACGGCGACAAGCTGGCGACGCTGGTCTCCACCATTTTCGCGCGCGGCGACGGCGGGTTCGGCGGACCGAAGGAGGGCGCGCCCGAGCCGCATGCGCTGCCGACGCGCGCGCCCGATCTCGTGCAGGAATGCGACACGCGGCCGGACCAGGCGTTCCTCTATGCGCTGTCGGGCGACCGCAATCCGCTGCACCGCGACCCCAAGGTCGCGAAGATGGCGGGCTTCCCGCGCCCCATCCTGCACGGGCTGTGCTCCTACGGCACGGCGTGCCGCGCGGTGATCACGACGCTGGCGAAATACGATCCCAAGCGGATCGCGAGCTTCGACGTGCGGTTCTCCGCCCCGGTGTTCCCAGGCGAGACCATCGTCACCGAGATGTGGGTCGACGGCGGCACGGTCTCCTTCCGCTCCAAGCTGAAGGAGCGCGACGTCGTGGTGCTCAACAACGGCAAATGCACGCTTGCAGCCTGA
- a CDS encoding methyltransferase, whose amino-acid sequence MQPDGDPLEYAEGLIRGGRAGEAARFLRDRIASGRGGVLARTLLVEAALAYGDTEAALAAAREAAALNPNVPQTLIALGDALRAAGHLPAAISELHRALRLDPASVAARFKLGLAWLEAGEAEKALEQFGALEAADVPELAAQIARAEAIRAQPRSDAGYVRHLFDQFSSDYDARMRGQLSYQAPEILRALADLVMPGAHDLEILDLGCGTGLAGAAFADLAAALDGIDLSPAMIAKAGARKLYRALAVGDIETAPGGEVYDLVLAADTLVYLGDLRAVFRATAERLKPGGFFLFTVERTERDGFDLGPKRRWRHSETYLREAASESGFDVAGLVAASPRAEANVPVEGLAVALTKPA is encoded by the coding sequence TTGCAGCCTGACGGCGACCCGCTCGAATACGCCGAGGGCCTGATCCGCGGCGGACGGGCAGGCGAGGCCGCCCGGTTCCTGCGCGACCGCATCGCTTCGGGGCGCGGCGGCGTCTTGGCTCGCACGCTGCTGGTCGAGGCCGCATTGGCCTACGGCGACACCGAGGCCGCGCTGGCGGCGGCGCGCGAAGCGGCGGCGCTCAATCCCAACGTGCCGCAGACGCTGATCGCGCTCGGCGACGCGCTGCGCGCGGCGGGGCATCTGCCGGCGGCGATTTCGGAATTGCACCGGGCGCTGCGCCTCGATCCCGCTTCGGTCGCGGCGCGGTTCAAGCTCGGCCTGGCCTGGCTCGAAGCCGGCGAGGCGGAGAAGGCGCTGGAGCAGTTCGGCGCACTCGAAGCCGCGGACGTTCCCGAACTCGCCGCGCAGATCGCCCGCGCCGAGGCGATCCGCGCGCAGCCGCGCTCGGACGCCGGCTATGTGCGCCACCTGTTCGACCAGTTCTCGTCCGACTACGACGCGCGGATGCGCGGGCAGCTTTCCTATCAGGCACCGGAGATCCTGCGGGCGCTGGCGGACCTCGTGATGCCGGGCGCACACGATCTCGAGATTCTCGATCTGGGTTGCGGCACAGGTCTCGCGGGCGCGGCCTTCGCCGATCTCGCCGCGGCGCTGGACGGCATCGACCTCAGCCCGGCGATGATCGCCAAGGCGGGCGCGCGCAAGCTCTACCGCGCGCTCGCCGTCGGCGACATCGAGACGGCGCCGGGCGGCGAAGTCTACGATCTGGTGCTGGCCGCCGACACGCTGGTCTATCTCGGCGATCTTCGTGCCGTGTTTCGCGCCACGGCAGAGCGCCTAAAGCCGGGCGGCTTCTTTCTGTTCACCGTCGAGCGTACGGAAAGAGACGGTTTCGACCTCGGTCCCAAGCGCCGCTGGCGGCATTCCGAAACGTACTTAAGAGAAGCCGCGTCCGAATCGGGCTTCGACGTGGCGGGACTTGTGGCCGCTTCGCCACGCGCCGAAGCAAACGTGCCGGTCGAGGGCCTTGCGGTGGCGCTGACGAAGCCTGCCTAG
- a CDS encoding GlxA family transcriptional regulator produces MLAFEDAQILDITGPLQILGAANRGPRRVYDIALGAKRPGPFRTSEGLSLVADARFDAALLKDVDTLMIAGGEGIDRVRHDKALVRLVAEGARRARRVVSVCSGAFLLGEAGLLDGRRATTHWSRAGQLAREFPKVTLEPDAIFVRDGRVWTSAGVTAGMDLALALVREDLGDEAALAIARQHVIFLMRPGGQSQFSAHLAPEAYPKGKLAGLLRWIPEHAGEDLDVAGLAAKANMSERSFARNFRRETGETPARYLERARIDAARRLLTASDLPVGSVAMRAGFGSEERMRRAFQRRLKTSPGAFRARFQAQGDAS; encoded by the coding sequence ATGCTGGCGTTCGAGGACGCGCAGATCCTCGACATCACCGGACCGTTGCAAATTCTCGGCGCCGCCAATCGCGGGCCGCGCCGCGTCTACGACATCGCGCTGGGGGCGAAACGGCCCGGCCCGTTCCGCACCAGCGAGGGTCTCAGCCTCGTCGCCGATGCCCGCTTCGACGCGGCGCTGCTGAAAGACGTGGACACGCTGATGATCGCCGGCGGCGAAGGCATCGACCGGGTGCGGCACGACAAGGCGCTCGTCCGCCTCGTCGCGGAGGGCGCAAGGCGGGCGCGGCGTGTCGTATCGGTGTGCTCCGGCGCGTTCCTTTTGGGCGAGGCCGGGCTGCTGGACGGCCGGCGCGCCACGACGCATTGGAGCCGCGCGGGGCAATTGGCGCGCGAATTCCCCAAGGTGACGCTGGAGCCCGACGCGATCTTCGTGCGCGACGGGCGCGTCTGGACCTCGGCCGGCGTCACCGCCGGCATGGACCTGGCCCTGGCCCTGGTGCGCGAGGATTTGGGCGACGAGGCCGCGCTCGCCATCGCGCGCCAGCATGTGATCTTCCTGATGCGCCCCGGCGGGCAATCGCAGTTCAGCGCCCATCTGGCGCCCGAGGCCTATCCGAAGGGCAAGCTTGCGGGATTGTTGCGCTGGATTCCGGAGCACGCCGGCGAGGACCTCGACGTCGCGGGCCTGGCGGCGAAGGCCAACATGTCCGAGCGCAGCTTCGCGCGGAATTTCCGGCGCGAGACCGGCGAGACGCCGGCCCGCTATCTCGAACGCGCGCGCATCGACGCGGCGCGGCGGCTGCTGACGGCGTCCGACCTGCCGGTCGGCAGCGTCGCCATGCGCGCCGGCTTCGGCTCGGAGGAGCGCATGCGGCGCGCCTTCCAGCGCCGGCTCAAGACCAGCCCCGGCGCCTTCCGCGCCCGCTTCCAAGCCCAAGGAGACGCGTCATGA
- a CDS encoding DJ-1/PfpI family protein, with the protein MKLRIGILIFDDAEELDFVGPYEVFTMAKSIKPDEIEVLLVAERDAPIRCAKAMRVLPDATIATCGVLDVLLVPGGQGTRREVDNKPLLDWIAGVAGTARWTTSVCTGAMLLTAAGPARGKRVTTHWAFIEALRARGEAPEVLENYRYVQDGNVVTSAGVSAGIDMALWLVGQLYGVPFAREVQKRMEYDPAPPYAALVG; encoded by the coding sequence ATGAAGCTTCGCATCGGGATCCTCATCTTCGACGACGCGGAGGAACTGGATTTCGTCGGACCCTATGAGGTCTTCACCATGGCGAAGTCGATAAAGCCCGACGAGATCGAGGTGCTTCTGGTGGCCGAGCGCGACGCGCCCATCCGCTGCGCCAAGGCGATGCGCGTGCTGCCCGATGCGACGATCGCGACCTGCGGGGTGCTCGACGTGCTGCTGGTGCCGGGCGGCCAGGGAACCCGCCGCGAGGTCGACAACAAGCCCCTGCTGGACTGGATCGCGGGCGTCGCCGGGACCGCGCGCTGGACGACCAGCGTTTGTACCGGCGCGATGCTGCTGACGGCGGCGGGACCGGCGCGCGGCAAGCGCGTCACCACGCACTGGGCCTTCATCGAGGCGTTGCGCGCGCGCGGCGAGGCGCCGGAAGTCCTCGAAAATTATCGTTATGTCCAGGACGGCAATGTTGTCACCTCGGCCGGCGTTTCGGCCGGGATCGACATGGCGCTCTGGCTGGTCGGACAATTATACGGCGTTCCGTTCGCGCGCGAGGTGCAGAAGCGCATGGAATACGATCCCGCGCCGCCCTATGCCGCGCTTGTCGGATGA
- a CDS encoding TetR family transcriptional regulator — protein MIRAALAEQRTLRRAQAHAATRGAILDAARRVAVRDGELSLRGVAAEAGFAPAALYGYFSGKDDLLLALAAEDLAQLARAMREAAAHETGPGRLAAAAKAALSQLSETDSLGAALTALPAQPGARDAERLFNGRLIAALKVLSEASGKPAATRDDQCDIVLLAAAVGGLALLARSGRLDALGFSHDEVLARLAAHFAA, from the coding sequence ATGATTCGAGCGGCCCTTGCCGAACAACGGACGCTGCGGCGGGCGCAGGCGCATGCCGCGACGCGCGGCGCGATCCTGGACGCGGCGCGGCGCGTGGCGGTGCGCGACGGCGAGCTTTCGCTGCGCGGCGTCGCGGCCGAGGCGGGCTTCGCGCCGGCCGCGCTCTACGGCTATTTCTCGGGCAAGGACGACCTTCTGCTGGCGCTGGCGGCGGAAGACCTCGCGCAACTGGCGCGCGCCATGCGCGAGGCGGCGGCGCATGAGACCGGACCCGGACGGCTGGCGGCGGCGGCGAAGGCCGCGCTGTCGCAACTGAGCGAGACCGACTCGCTCGGCGCCGCGCTGACGGCCTTGCCCGCGCAACCCGGCGCGCGCGACGCGGAGCGGCTGTTCAACGGACGGCTGATCGCGGCGCTGAAAGTGCTGTCCGAGGCCTCGGGCAAGCCGGCCGCGACGCGTGACGATCAATGCGACATCGTCCTTCTGGCCGCGGCGGTCGGCGGGCTCGCGCTGCTCGCGCGCTCGGGGCGTCTCGATGCCCTGGGCTTCTCGCACGACGAAGTCCTCGCGCGGCTCGCGGCGCATTTCGCGGCGTAG
- a CDS encoding sulfite exporter TauE/SafE family protein, protein MEIYLPIAEMSVHWLIVLGMGGAIGFLSGLFGVGGGFLLTPLLIFYGIPAEVAVATTSSHITASSISGALAQWRRRAVDLKMGAVMAAGGLVGTSFGVWLFTVMRRYGQMDLLVSASYVILLGTVGALMLNESLGALRASRGGAPPARRAPHLWMHGLPFKMRFRESRLYISVIPPVVIGFFVGVLSAIMGVGGGFVIVPAMIYLLRMPTNVVMGTSLFQIIIVTAATTILQSTSNYSVDIVLALFLILGGVIGAQLGVRAGERLRGEQLRLLLALLVLAVALRLFIGLVVKPDDLFSVSIGAP, encoded by the coding sequence ATGGAAATCTATCTCCCCATCGCCGAGATGTCGGTCCATTGGCTGATCGTGCTCGGCATGGGAGGGGCGATCGGTTTCCTCTCGGGCCTGTTCGGCGTCGGCGGCGGCTTCCTGCTCACGCCGCTCCTCATCTTCTACGGCATCCCGGCCGAGGTCGCGGTGGCGACGACGTCGAGCCACATCACGGCCTCGTCGATCTCGGGCGCGCTGGCGCAATGGCGCCGCCGCGCCGTCGACCTGAAAATGGGCGCGGTGATGGCGGCGGGCGGCCTGGTCGGCACGAGCTTCGGCGTCTGGCTGTTCACCGTGATGCGCCGCTACGGCCAGATGGATCTGCTGGTCTCGGCGAGCTATGTGATCCTGCTCGGCACGGTCGGCGCGCTCATGCTGAACGAGAGCCTGGGCGCGCTGCGCGCGTCGCGCGGCGGGGCGCCTCCGGCGCGGCGGGCGCCGCATCTGTGGATGCACGGCCTGCCGTTCAAGATGCGCTTCCGCGAGTCGCGGCTCTATATCAGTGTCATCCCGCCCGTGGTGATCGGCTTCTTCGTCGGCGTGCTGTCGGCGATCATGGGCGTCGGCGGCGGCTTCGTCATCGTGCCGGCGATGATCTATCTCCTGCGCATGCCGACCAACGTCGTGATGGGCACGTCTCTGTTCCAGATCATCATCGTCACGGCGGCGACCACGATCCTGCAATCCACCTCCAACTACTCGGTCGACATCGTGCTCGCCCTGTTCCTGATCCTGGGCGGGGTGATCGGCGCGCAGCTCGGCGTGCGGGCGGGCGAGCGGCTGCGCGGCGAGCAGCTTCGGCTTCTCCTCGCGCTGCTGGTGCTGGCGGTGGCGCTCCGGCTGTTTATCGGCCTCGTCGTCAAGCCGGACGATCTGTTCTCCGTCTCGATCGGCGCGCCATGA
- a CDS encoding TIGR02186 family protein, producing the protein MRGRALAVCLLLAATPAGASEDLVSGLSQDTVEITSNYTGTDIVVFGAIEHPEETGVNDVVVVVRGPGANMTVREKQWVGGIWINRDQAKLLAMPTYYFLASTRPVDRIAPAFTLERYAIGLANVVPARIVSHHDPEPFRQALIRHRQADGLYGEEPSGVIFNSPTLFHARVPIPATVTRGLFNVEVYLFRDGTVIAAQSTPLFIDQTGLERRLFNFAHDEPFSYGVVTVVMASLLGWLSSVLFRRNE; encoded by the coding sequence ATGAGAGGCCGGGCGCTCGCCGTTTGCCTGCTGCTCGCCGCGACGCCCGCGGGGGCGAGCGAGGACCTCGTCTCGGGCCTGTCGCAGGACACGGTCGAGATCACCTCCAACTACACCGGCACCGACATCGTGGTGTTCGGCGCGATCGAGCATCCGGAGGAAACGGGCGTCAACGACGTGGTCGTGGTGGTGCGCGGACCGGGCGCCAACATGACGGTGCGCGAGAAGCAATGGGTGGGCGGCATCTGGATCAACCGCGACCAGGCGAAGCTGCTCGCCATGCCGACCTATTACTTCCTCGCGAGCACGCGGCCGGTCGACCGGATCGCGCCGGCCTTCACGCTGGAGCGCTATGCCATCGGGCTCGCCAATGTCGTGCCGGCGCGGATCGTCAGCCATCACGATCCCGAACCGTTCCGCCAGGCGCTGATCCGCCACCGCCAGGCGGACGGGCTCTATGGCGAGGAGCCGAGCGGCGTGATCTTCAACAGCCCGACGCTGTTTCATGCCCGCGTCCCGATTCCGGCGACGGTCACGCGCGGGCTTTTCAACGTCGAGGTCTATCTGTTCCGCGACGGTACGGTGATAGCCGCGCAATCGACGCCGCTGTTCATCGACCAGACGGGGCTGGAGCGGCGGCTGTTCAACTTCGCCCATGACGAGCCGTTCTCCTACGGCGTGGTGACGGTGGTGATGGCGAGCCTGCTGGGATGGCTGAGCTCGGTGCTGTTCCGGCGGAACGAATGA
- a CDS encoding IS1595 family transposase, whose protein sequence is MSRSTISTFELFQRFPDEAAARAYIEARRWPSGAKCPECREASRITARKNGFYRCNACKTDFTVRTGTVFERSHVPLHKWLYAMYMLVTARKGISSVQLAKQIGVTQKTAWFVLGRLREACGNDLTMLRGIVEVDETYVGGKEKNRHQHKKLGANGAGGKVAVIGIRERGGRMKALPVGKTTAFALQRAIRNNIEVGSTIHTDEFSSYIGLRPDYKHETVNHSANEYVRDGVTTNGVESAWAVLKRGIYGVYHHTSAKHLHRYVDEFAFRLNDGDVKRHTMDRLDSLFDAAVGKRLTYEELIF, encoded by the coding sequence ATGTCCCGTTCGACCATTTCGACCTTCGAGCTTTTCCAACGGTTCCCCGACGAAGCCGCCGCCCGAGCTTACATAGAGGCCCGGCGCTGGCCTAGCGGCGCGAAGTGCCCAGAGTGCCGGGAGGCGAGCCGGATCACCGCGCGCAAGAACGGCTTTTACCGCTGCAACGCCTGCAAGACGGACTTCACGGTTCGGACCGGCACTGTCTTCGAGCGCAGCCACGTCCCCCTGCATAAGTGGCTGTACGCGATGTACATGCTCGTGACCGCGCGCAAGGGCATCTCCAGCGTCCAACTCGCTAAGCAGATCGGCGTGACGCAGAAGACCGCCTGGTTCGTTCTCGGTCGCTTGCGCGAAGCCTGTGGCAACGATCTGACGATGCTTCGCGGGATCGTCGAGGTCGACGAGACCTACGTCGGCGGCAAGGAAAAGAACCGTCACCAGCACAAGAAGCTTGGTGCGAACGGCGCCGGCGGCAAGGTCGCCGTGATCGGAATAAGGGAACGCGGCGGAAGGATGAAAGCGCTTCCCGTCGGCAAGACGACGGCGTTCGCGCTCCAGCGCGCTATCCGAAACAACATCGAGGTCGGCTCGACGATCCACACGGACGAATTCAGCAGCTACATCGGGCTTCGTCCCGACTACAAGCACGAGACGGTCAACCACAGCGCGAACGAATACGTTCGCGACGGCGTGACGACCAATGGCGTCGAGAGCGCATGGGCGGTCTTGAAGCGCGGTATTTACGGGGTTTACCATCACACCAGCGCAAAGCATTTGCATCGCTACGTCGACGAGTTCGCGTTCAGGCTCAACGATGGCGACGTTAAGCGCCACACGATGGATCGCCTCGACAGCCTGTTCGACGCGGCGGTCGGCAAGCGCCTGACTTACGAGGAGCTGATCTTTTGA
- the pdeM gene encoding ligase-associated DNA damage response endonuclease PdeM — translation MSDELYAEVNGEHLVLDCAGAAWWPAERTLVFSDIHLEKGSSFARRGQFLPPYDTRTALKRMAALIARYAPLRVIALGDSFHDRDAADRLDAEERALLAAFVGGRDWIWIEGNHDPEPPAWLGGAIAEEIAIGGLVFRHEPSAEPQPGEIAGHLHPCATVTLRGKSLRRRCFASDGTRLVMPAFGAYAGGLDVRDAAIATLFEGAFAAYMLGGRRVYAVAARGKPRVALRA, via the coding sequence ATGTCCGACGAACTCTACGCCGAAGTGAACGGCGAGCACCTGGTGCTCGATTGCGCCGGCGCGGCCTGGTGGCCGGCGGAGCGCACGCTGGTCTTCTCCGACATCCATCTCGAAAAAGGCTCGTCCTTCGCGCGGCGCGGCCAGTTCCTGCCGCCCTATGACACGCGCACGGCCTTGAAGCGCATGGCGGCGCTGATCGCGCGCTATGCGCCGCTGCGGGTGATCGCGCTGGGCGATTCCTTCCACGACCGCGACGCCGCCGACCGTCTCGACGCGGAAGAGCGCGCCCTCCTCGCCGCCTTCGTCGGCGGCCGCGACTGGATCTGGATCGAGGGCAACCACGATCCCGAGCCGCCCGCCTGGCTCGGCGGCGCGATCGCCGAAGAGATCGCCATCGGCGGCCTCGTCTTCCGCCATGAGCCCTCGGCCGAGCCGCAGCCGGGCGAGATCGCCGGCCATCTGCATCCCTGCGCCACCGTCACGTTGCGCGGCAAGAGCCTGCGCCGCCGCTGCTTCGCGTCGGACGGCACGCGTCTCGTAATGCCGGCCTTCGGCGCCTATGCCGGCGGACTCGATGTGCGGGACGCGGCGATCGCGACGCTCTTCGAAGGCGCCTTCGCGGCCTACATGCTGGGCGGACGGCGGGTGTACGCGGTGGCGGCACGCGGCAAGCCGAGAGTGGCGCTGCGGGCTTAG
- a CDS encoding ligase-associated DNA damage response DEXH box helicase, giving the protein MTSPRPVPPPVTRMRLPLRMPSLSIKLYMICSSAALWGTVGAMTATGKNDGTLVSSPAVAGEVASVASRRGPAQSAPSTASRSPSPANAGEENALALPATFSAWFASRGWSIRPHQSALIAHASRGESVLLVAPTGGGKTLAGFLPSLIDLAKLPARRAARLHTLYISPLKALAVDVARNLEAPVAEMGLPIRVETRTGDTSVSKRQRQRHRPPDILLTTPEQLALLLSNPGAGLMFADLKAVVLDELHAMHNSKRGDLLALGLARLRTLAPGHRRVGLSATVADPAPLQRYLMPQPAEGEARSALVLGRPGAKPEISISASDSYVPWAGHLARHAMADVMTAIKEAKTALVFVNTRSQAERTFQELWRINADNLAIALHHGSLAPQQRRKVEAAMMRGDLRAVVCTSTLDLGIDWGAVDKVICIGAPKGAARLVQRIGRANHRLDEPSQALLVPANRFEVLECNAARDAVLAGELDGERLKRGGLDVLAQHVLCIACSKPFDAGALYAEVRSASPYAHLTREDFDKVVDFVATGGYALKRYDRYARLRRTPEGLWRLSHPRLAQHYRMNAGVIVEEPMVDIRLQARGKPTGAGGRVLGQLEEYFVEQLTSGDTFIFSGHVLRFEGMREDGAYVSRTQEAEAQIPSYNGGKFPLSTFLAQRVREMVSRPESWAHLPDPVGEWLRMQEFRSVVPQPGQLLVETFPRGSKEYLVCYPFEGRLAHQTLGMLLTRRLERLRLRPLGFVANEYALAVWALRDMGGADMDALFSEDMLGDDLDAWLAESSLYKRTFRNCAIISGLIERRHPRGEKTGRQVTFSSDLIYDVLREHEPDHVLLRATYEDAGSGLLDIARLADMLKRIRNRIIVRRLERVSPLAVPALLEISKEMVAGEAHEDILHEAEERLIEDAMRM; this is encoded by the coding sequence ATGACCTCGCCGAGGCCCGTACCGCCGCCCGTCACCAGGATGCGCTTGCCCTTGAGAATGCCATCCTTGAGCATCAAGTTGTACATGATCTGTTCCTCCGCGGCTCTTTGGGGCACAGTAGGAGCGATGACGGCGACAGGCAAAAATGACGGCACATTAGTTTCCTCCCCCGCTGTTGCGGGGGAGGTGGCGAGCGTAGCGAGCCGGAGGGGGCCCGCCCAGTCGGCCCCCTCCACCGCTTCGCGGTCCCCCTCCCCCGCAAACGCGGGGGAGGAAAACGCTCTCGCACTCCCCGCCACCTTTTCCGCCTGGTTCGCGTCGCGCGGCTGGTCGATCCGTCCGCACCAGTCCGCGCTGATCGCGCACGCGTCGCGCGGCGAATCCGTGCTGCTGGTCGCGCCGACCGGTGGCGGCAAGACGCTGGCCGGCTTCCTGCCCAGCCTGATCGACCTCGCGAAACTCCCTGCCCGGCGCGCCGCTCGCCTGCACACGCTCTATATCTCGCCGCTGAAGGCCCTCGCCGTCGACGTGGCGCGCAATCTCGAAGCGCCGGTCGCCGAGATGGGCCTGCCCATCCGGGTCGAAACCCGCACCGGCGACACCTCGGTCTCCAAGCGCCAGCGCCAGCGCCATCGTCCGCCCGACATCCTGCTCACCACGCCGGAGCAGCTCGCGCTGCTGCTGTCCAATCCCGGCGCCGGCCTGATGTTCGCGGACCTGAAGGCCGTGGTGCTCGATGAGCTTCACGCCATGCACAATTCCAAGCGCGGCGATCTGCTCGCGCTCGGCCTCGCGCGGCTGCGCACGCTGGCGCCGGGCCATCGCCGCGTCGGGCTCTCCGCGACCGTCGCGGACCCCGCGCCTCTGCAGCGCTATCTGATGCCGCAGCCCGCCGAAGGCGAGGCGAGATCGGCACTGGTGCTGGGCCGGCCAGGCGCGAAGCCTGAGATTTCGATCAGCGCCTCGGATTCCTATGTCCCCTGGGCCGGCCATCTGGCGCGCCACGCCATGGCCGACGTGATGACGGCGATCAAGGAGGCGAAGACCGCGCTCGTCTTCGTCAACACCCGCAGCCAGGCGGAGCGGACGTTCCAGGAACTGTGGCGCATCAACGCCGACAACCTCGCCATCGCGCTGCATCACGGCAGCCTCGCGCCGCAGCAGCGCCGCAAGGTAGAGGCCGCAATGATGCGCGGCGACTTGCGCGCCGTGGTCTGCACCTCGACGCTGGATCTCGGCATCGACTGGGGCGCGGTGGACAAGGTGATCTGCATCGGCGCACCGAAAGGCGCCGCGCGGCTGGTGCAGCGCATCGGCCGCGCCAATCACCGGCTGGACGAGCCGAGCCAGGCGCTGCTCGTGCCCGCCAACCGTTTCGAAGTGCTCGAATGCAACGCGGCGCGCGACGCAGTGCTGGCGGGCGAGCTCGACGGCGAGCGCCTCAAGCGCGGCGGCCTCGACGTGCTCGCGCAGCACGTGCTCTGTATCGCCTGTTCGAAACCGTTCGATGCCGGGGCGCTCTATGCCGAAGTCCGTTCCGCCTCGCCCTATGCGCATCTGACCCGCGAGGATTTCGACAAGGTGGTCGATTTCGTCGCCACCGGCGGCTACGCCCTCAAGCGCTACGACCGTTATGCCCGGCTCCGCCGAACGCCGGAAGGCTTGTGGCGGCTCTCCCATCCGCGTCTCGCCCAGCATTACCGGATGAATGCCGGCGTCATCGTGGAGGAGCCGATGGTCGACATCCGCCTCCAGGCGCGCGGCAAGCCGACCGGCGCCGGCGGCCGCGTGCTCGGCCAGCTCGAGGAATATTTCGTCGAGCAGCTCACCTCCGGCGACACCTTCATCTTCTCGGGCCATGTCCTGCGCTTCGAAGGCATGCGCGAGGACGGCGCCTATGTCAGCCGCACCCAGGAAGCCGAGGCGCAGATCCCCTCCTACAACGGCGGCAAGTTCCCGCTCTCGACGTTCCTCGCGCAACGCGTGCGCGAGATGGTGTCGCGGCCCGAGAGCTGGGCGCATCTGCCCGATCCGGTCGGCGAGTGGCTTCGCATGCAGGAGTTCCGTTCCGTCGTGCCGCAGCCCGGCCAGCTTCTCGTGGAAACCTTCCCGCGCGGTTCGAAAGAGTACCTTGTCTGCTATCCGTTCGAGGGGCGCCTGGCGCATCAAACGCTCGGCATGCTGCTCACGCGCCGGCTCGAACGCCTGCGTCTGCGCCCGCTGGGTTTCGTCGCCAACGAATACGCACTTGCCGTCTGGGCCTTGCGCGATATGGGGGGCGCCGACATGGACGCGCTGTTCAGCGAAGACATGCTGGGCGACGATCTCGACGCCTGGCTGGCGGAATCGAGCCTCTACAAGCGTACCTTCCGCAACTGCGCGATCATCTCTGGCCTGATCGAGCGGCGCCATCCGCGCGGCGAGAAGACGGGCCGGCAGGTGACCTTCTCTTCCGACCTGATCTACGACGTGCTGCGCGAGCACGAGCCCGATCATGTCCTGCTGCGTGCGACATATGAGGATGCCGGCAGCGGCCTGCTCGACATCGCGCGTCTGGCCGATATGCTGAAGCGCATCCGGAATCGAATAATCGTGCGGCGCCTCGAACGCGTCTCACCGCTGGCTGTGCCGGCGCTCCTGGAGATATCCAAGGAGATGGTGGCCGGCGAAGCGCACGAGGACATCCTGCACGAAGCCGAGGAACGCCTGATCGAGGATGCGATGCGAATGTGA